A window from Enterocloster bolteae encodes these proteins:
- a CDS encoding DUF4234 domain-containing protein, whose translation MKQRNIVVCILLSLVTCGIYGIYWMIVLNDETNALSGRQGTSGGLVFLFSLITCGIYALYWMYQMGNAVEMLHDQHGEPRGSAPVVYLLLSLFGLGIVAYALLQNELNKYLPNA comes from the coding sequence ATGAAACAGCGCAACATCGTAGTATGTATCCTGCTGAGCCTGGTTACCTGCGGAATTTACGGCATCTATTGGATGATCGTACTGAACGACGAAACCAACGCGCTCTCCGGCAGGCAGGGTACAAGCGGAGGACTGGTTTTCCTGTTCTCACTGATTACATGCGGGATTTATGCCCTGTACTGGATGTACCAGATGGGCAATGCCGTTGAGATGCTCCATGACCAGCACGGAGAGCCAAGGGGAAGCGCACCGGTGGTCTATCTGCTTCTCAGCCTGTTCGGACTGGGCATCGTGGCTTACGCCCTGCTTCAGAATGAGCTGAACAAGTATCTCCCTAATGCATAA
- a CDS encoding MerR family transcriptional regulator, which produces MDEVHYLISDASKKVDVEAHVLRYWEEELELDIPRNEMGHRYYTDLHIRLFKQVKNLKEKGYQLKAIKHALNQVLKKDGKAQGELSDEILERDMSAALKEFKEEDSATSLSTVKGDGVSVVAMEEKMEQFQQIMNLIIGRALEVNNEKLSQDISCLVNEKMGKELEFLFQASDQKEEERFRQLDETLRSYQKGGQAEAAAAKVPFFKRRRFGRSGKKLRDGK; this is translated from the coding sequence ATGGATGAAGTACATTATCTGATATCGGATGCGTCCAAAAAGGTCGATGTGGAGGCCCATGTATTAAGGTACTGGGAAGAGGAGCTGGAACTTGATATTCCCCGTAACGAGATGGGGCACCGGTACTATACGGATTTACATATCCGCCTGTTCAAGCAGGTCAAGAACCTGAAGGAGAAGGGGTATCAGCTGAAGGCAATCAAGCATGCGCTGAACCAGGTCCTGAAAAAGGACGGTAAGGCCCAGGGAGAGCTGTCCGATGAAATCCTGGAGCGCGACATGAGCGCGGCGCTTAAGGAATTTAAAGAGGAAGACAGCGCAACGTCCCTCAGCACTGTGAAGGGCGATGGTGTGTCCGTGGTCGCCATGGAAGAGAAGATGGAACAGTTTCAGCAGATCATGAACCTGATTATTGGACGTGCCCTGGAAGTGAACAATGAAAAACTGAGCCAGGATATCAGCTGTCTGGTCAATGAGAAGATGGGCAAGGAACTGGAGTTTTTGTTCCAGGCTTCGGACCAGAAGGAGGAGGAACGGTTCCGCCAGCTGGACGAGACGCTCAGAAGCTACCAGAAGGGCGGACAGGCAGAGGCGGCAGCGGCCAAGGTTCCCTTTTTTAAGCGGCGCAGATTTGGGCGAAGCGGAAAAAAGCTCAGGGATGGAAAGTAA
- a CDS encoding LacI family DNA-binding transcriptional regulator has product MNKKTTIKDIAKKANVSIATVSRVLRRTDYPVSQDVKKRVFDAADELEYKPNLFGRMLRGDASIEIGIIVPSINNPFYAAQVAASEEECLSRNFIPIICNSNSNPGLESWYLEMLEERQAAGILLTTIQNEETFVKRIERLNMPVLLVDQGIENYTGDRVLFNFFKAGYMAAEYLIECGHKDLALASGPITRHNRREILRGFKQALLDYDIVFNKRRIVNYDSKYDIYNIGDDQGAIQIIDKMFEEEYLPESIVAINDSLAIKMINELHNRGIHVPNDISIVGMDDIFVSKMVTPRLTTIHEPAEEMGKRSAKYLIDKIEGKSRNIVNITMQPTLVERNSVRKVHSKIRR; this is encoded by the coding sequence ATGAATAAGAAAACAACGATTAAGGATATTGCTAAAAAGGCAAACGTATCAATTGCTACTGTGTCCAGGGTACTGAGGCGTACGGATTACCCTGTCAGCCAGGACGTAAAAAAACGTGTTTTTGACGCTGCGGACGAGCTGGAATACAAGCCCAATTTGTTCGGCAGGATGCTGCGCGGGGATGCCAGCATTGAGATCGGTATTATTGTTCCGTCAATTAATAATCCGTTTTATGCAGCACAAGTGGCAGCGTCAGAGGAGGAATGTTTATCCCGTAATTTCATTCCTATAATCTGTAACTCCAATTCCAATCCAGGATTGGAAAGCTGGTATCTGGAAATGCTGGAGGAAAGGCAGGCAGCAGGTATATTGCTGACAACAATCCAGAATGAGGAGACTTTTGTCAAACGGATTGAACGGCTCAACATGCCTGTCCTTCTGGTGGATCAGGGAATTGAGAATTATACAGGAGACCGTGTGCTGTTTAATTTCTTTAAGGCTGGTTATATGGCGGCAGAGTATCTGATTGAATGCGGACATAAAGACCTGGCATTGGCGTCAGGACCAATTACAAGACATAACAGAAGAGAGATACTGAGGGGCTTTAAGCAGGCGCTGCTGGATTATGATATTGTTTTTAATAAGCGCCGAATTGTGAATTATGATTCCAAATATGATATTTATAATATTGGAGATGATCAGGGAGCCATCCAGATTATAGACAAAATGTTTGAGGAGGAATATCTTCCGGAAAGTATTGTTGCGATTAATGATTCACTGGCAATTAAGATGATAAATGAATTACATAATCGCGGAATCCATGTTCCCAATGATATTTCCATTGTTGGAATGGATGATATTTTTGTCAGTAAGATGGTGACGCCAAGACTCACTACAATTCATGAACCGGCAGAAGAGATGGGTAAACGGTCCGCTAAATATCTTATTGATAAAATTGAGGGTAAGTCCAGGAATATAGTTAATATCACAATGCAGCCCACTTTGGTTGAAAGAAATTCTGTAAGGAAGGTTCATAGTAAAATCAGGAGGTAA
- a CDS encoding DHH family phosphoesterase, whose amino-acid sequence MRDKGRTRGIFKVYLQWPLFLSVLLIVLTAVVAAVSVKAGIIVSVFTIVYIGIALWLYFSRKRGILAGLIAFSSAYDQSRQNLLEEMLMPYAVTDGSGHLLWMNREFTAILEEDKNSYKNITAVFPEITKEMLATGGEVVSIHSSLGDRKFRIDLKQVMVDSLDAAVTAGGLEGQGSSVTAVYLLDETQTLKYMQQINDQKLVAGLIYLDNYDEALESVEEVRRSLLTALIDRKISKYISGMNGIVKKIEKDKYFFAIKQQYMARIQEERFSILEDVKTVNIGNDMAVTLSIGIGMNGDSYSQNYEYARTSIDMALGRGGDQAVVKDSDKIQYYGGKAQQMEKTTRVKARVKAHALRELMENKDRLLIMGHRLADIDSFGAAVGIYRIAMSMNKKANIVVNEVTSSVRPMMERFTGNAEYPEDMLLTGPKAAELVDQGTMLVIVDVNRPSITDEPALLEMVKTVVVLDHHRTSSEIIDNAVLSYVEPYASSTCEMVAEVLQYIADGIKIKSAEADAMYAGIVIDTQNFTNQTGVRTFEAAAFLRRSGADITRVRKLFRENMKDYQAKADAVRKAEVFMDAFAISECSAEGLESPTIIGAQAANELLEIRGMKASVVLTDYNGTIYFSARSIDEVNVQVMMEKLGGGGHRTIAGAQMQGVTVEEAKERLKDVIRQMMEEGEVS is encoded by the coding sequence ATGAGAGATAAAGGAAGGACGCGGGGGATTTTTAAGGTCTACCTGCAGTGGCCGCTCTTTTTGTCGGTCCTTTTAATCGTACTGACTGCTGTTGTGGCAGCGGTATCTGTTAAAGCCGGCATTATAGTATCGGTCTTTACCATTGTCTATATAGGGATTGCCCTGTGGCTGTATTTTTCAAGAAAAAGAGGCATACTGGCCGGGCTCATCGCGTTTTCGTCCGCTTATGACCAGAGCAGGCAGAACCTGCTGGAAGAGATGCTGATGCCCTATGCGGTGACAGACGGATCCGGACATCTGTTGTGGATGAACCGGGAGTTTACGGCAATCCTGGAAGAAGACAAGAATTCATATAAGAACATTACAGCCGTGTTTCCTGAGATTACAAAGGAAATGCTGGCTACCGGCGGGGAGGTTGTGAGTATTCACAGCAGCCTGGGAGACAGGAAGTTCCGGATTGACTTAAAACAGGTTATGGTTGACAGTCTTGACGCGGCAGTGACCGCAGGGGGGCTTGAAGGCCAGGGCTCATCTGTTACGGCCGTCTATCTGCTGGATGAGACCCAGACCCTTAAGTACATGCAGCAGATTAATGACCAGAAGCTGGTGGCGGGCCTGATTTACCTGGATAACTATGACGAGGCCCTGGAAAGCGTGGAGGAGGTCCGGCGCTCCCTTTTGACCGCCCTCATAGACCGTAAGATAAGCAAGTATATCTCCGGCATGAACGGTATTGTAAAAAAGATTGAGAAGGACAAATATTTCTTCGCCATCAAGCAGCAGTACATGGCCAGGATACAGGAAGAACGTTTTTCCATCCTGGAGGATGTAAAGACAGTGAACATAGGCAACGACATGGCAGTGACCTTAAGTATCGGTATCGGTATGAACGGTGACAGCTACAGCCAGAATTATGAATATGCCAGGACGTCCATTGACATGGCCCTGGGACGGGGCGGCGACCAGGCAGTGGTCAAGGATTCTGATAAGATTCAGTATTATGGCGGCAAGGCCCAGCAGATGGAGAAGACAACCAGGGTGAAGGCCAGGGTAAAGGCCCATGCCCTCAGGGAGCTGATGGAGAACAAGGACCGGCTCCTTATTATGGGACACCGTCTGGCAGACATTGATTCCTTTGGCGCGGCAGTGGGCATATACCGTATTGCCATGTCCATGAACAAGAAGGCCAATATCGTGGTCAACGAGGTGACTTCTTCGGTGCGTCCTATGATGGAGCGCTTTACGGGAAATGCTGAATATCCTGAGGATATGCTGCTCACGGGTCCGAAAGCGGCCGAGCTGGTGGACCAGGGGACCATGCTGGTTATCGTGGATGTGAACCGGCCCAGCATTACGGATGAACCGGCTCTTTTGGAGATGGTGAAGACGGTTGTGGTTTTAGACCATCACAGGACCAGCAGCGAAATCATAGATAACGCAGTGCTTTCCTATGTGGAGCCGTATGCCTCGTCTACCTGTGAGATGGTGGCGGAGGTATTGCAGTATATTGCAGACGGTATTAAAATCAAATCTGCTGAGGCGGATGCCATGTATGCCGGTATTGTCATCGACACCCAGAACTTTACCAATCAGACGGGTGTCAGGACATTTGAGGCAGCGGCATTTTTAAGAAGAAGCGGAGCTGATATCACCAGAGTGCGTAAGCTTTTCAGGGAGAACATGAAGGACTACCAGGCAAAGGCGGACGCGGTCAGGAAGGCGGAGGTGTTTATGGATGCCTTTGCCATCAGTGAGTGCTCGGCCGAAGGGCTGGAGAGTCCCACCATCATCGGTGCCCAGGCGGCCAACGAGCTTCTGGAAATCCGCGGCATGAAGGCTTCAGTGGTGCTTACGGATTATAACGGAACCATTTATTTCAGCGCCAGATCCATTGACGAGGTTAATGTCCAGGTCATGATGGAGAAGCTGGGAGGCGGCGGACACCGTACCATAGCAGGCGCCCAGATGCAGGGTGTAACCGTGGAAGAGGCAAAGGAACGGTTAAAAGACGTCATCCGCCAGATGATGGAGGAAGGCGAGGTATCCTGA
- the dnaB gene encoding replicative DNA helicase has protein sequence MEEALIKRVLPHSLEAEQSVIGSMLMDREAVIAASEIVTGSDFYQQQYGIMFDAMVELFNEGKPVDLVTLQDRLKEKDVPPEVSSLDFVRDIVTMVPTSANVRSYATIVGEKAVLRRLIKTTEEIANTCYAGKEPLENILADTEKSVFNLLQNRGGQDFVPIKQVAINVLEKIEDAYKNQGTVTGIPSGFIDLDYKLSGFQPSDFILIAARPSMGKTAFVLNVVDYVAVRKSLPCMVFSLEMSKEQLVNRMLSMESNVDSQKLRTGSLTDSDWDAVVEGIGVIGNSKLIIDDTPGISISELRSKCRKMKLEYGLSVVIIDYLQLMSGSKKGGGDNRQQEISDISRSLKALARELHAPVIALSQLSRACETRQDHRPMLSDLRESGAIEQDADVVMFLYRDDYYNKDTEHPNEAEVIIAKQRNGPIGTVTLIWKPEYTKFVNAARPQGGGQDA, from the coding sequence ATGGAAGAAGCCCTGATTAAGCGGGTGCTTCCCCACAGTCTGGAGGCGGAACAGTCAGTCATCGGTTCCATGCTCATGGACAGGGAGGCAGTGATTGCCGCATCGGAGATTGTGACGGGAAGTGATTTTTACCAGCAGCAGTACGGAATCATGTTTGACGCCATGGTAGAGCTGTTCAATGAAGGCAAGCCCGTGGACCTGGTAACCCTCCAGGACCGTCTGAAGGAAAAGGATGTGCCTCCTGAGGTTAGCAGCCTGGATTTTGTACGGGATATCGTGACCATGGTGCCTACGTCTGCCAATGTAAGGTCCTATGCCACCATTGTCGGGGAGAAGGCAGTGCTGCGAAGGCTGATTAAAACCACGGAGGAGATTGCCAATACCTGTTACGCCGGAAAGGAGCCCCTGGAGAACATATTGGCAGACACGGAGAAATCCGTTTTTAACCTGCTGCAAAACCGCGGGGGACAGGATTTCGTGCCCATCAAGCAGGTGGCCATCAACGTGCTGGAGAAGATTGAGGATGCCTATAAGAACCAGGGAACGGTCACGGGTATACCTTCCGGTTTTATTGACCTGGATTATAAGCTTTCAGGTTTTCAGCCTTCGGATTTCATTCTGATAGCAGCCCGTCCTTCCATGGGTAAGACGGCCTTTGTCCTGAACGTGGTGGACTATGTGGCGGTGCGCAAGAGCCTGCCCTGTATGGTGTTCAGCCTGGAGATGTCCAAGGAGCAGCTGGTGAACCGTATGCTTTCCATGGAGTCCAATGTGGATTCCCAGAAGCTGCGTACCGGCTCCCTGACGGATTCTGACTGGGATGCGGTGGTGGAGGGTATCGGCGTCATAGGAAATTCCAAGCTGATAATTGATGACACCCCCGGTATATCCATATCAGAGCTGCGATCCAAGTGCAGGAAGATGAAGCTGGAGTATGGACTCAGCGTTGTAATTATCGACTACCTGCAGCTCATGAGCGGCAGCAAGAAGGGCGGAGGCGATAACCGCCAGCAGGAGATTTCCGATATCTCCCGTTCCCTGAAGGCTCTTGCCAGGGAACTTCATGCCCCTGTCATTGCCCTGTCACAGCTGTCCCGCGCCTGTGAGACCAGACAGGACCACAGGCCCATGCTCTCTGACCTTCGTGAGTCAGGGGCCATTGAGCAGGATGCGGACGTGGTTATGTTCCTGTACCGTGATGATTATTATAATAAGGATACGGAGCATCCCAACGAGGCAGAGGTAATCATAGCCAAACAGCGTAACGGCCCCATTGGAACCGTTACATTGATATGGAAACCGGAGTACACCAAGTTTGTGAATGCTGCCAGACCTCAGGGCGGCGGACAGGACGCATAA
- a CDS encoding carbohydrate ABC transporter permease: MKRTWNAKKQKAFWGILFVLPSFLIIAVFVAYPLCYTAYLSMSEYDFMYDLTPSFVGIKNYVSLFSDPDFLVSMKNTAVFASLDFLLLMVLSLIIALLIFFCKKGTGIFRTAVFTPIVVPASLACIIFGWLFSENFGYINYFLVKIGLPQFTRAWLTSRNTAMGTTIAANLWYNIGFITILFLAGLQSISADILEAAVVDGATGIKKIFYIVLPNLRESFVITGIWGIVTALKVFVEPMVMTGGGPGNATRTLYMYIYNTAFKYFDMGYASAMAFVLSGLILLFSLINLMVSKGENE, from the coding sequence ATGAAGAGGACGTGGAACGCAAAGAAACAAAAGGCATTTTGGGGGATACTATTTGTCTTGCCCAGTTTTTTGATTATAGCTGTATTTGTGGCATATCCCCTGTGCTATACAGCGTACCTAAGTATGTCTGAATATGACTTTATGTATGATTTGACTCCCTCTTTTGTAGGAATAAAGAATTATGTGTCACTGTTTTCTGACCCTGATTTCCTTGTATCAATGAAGAATACAGCAGTATTTGCTTCTTTAGATTTCCTGTTGCTGATGGTATTGTCACTGATTATAGCATTGCTTATTTTCTTCTGTAAAAAGGGAACAGGTATTTTCAGGACAGCAGTATTCACTCCTATTGTAGTCCCTGCATCGCTGGCATGTATCATATTTGGCTGGCTGTTCAGTGAAAATTTCGGATACATCAATTATTTTCTGGTAAAAATTGGACTTCCGCAGTTTACCCGTGCCTGGCTGACCTCCAGGAATACGGCCATGGGAACCACTATTGCGGCCAATCTATGGTACAATATAGGATTTATAACCATTCTGTTTTTAGCCGGGCTTCAATCTATATCTGCAGATATTCTGGAGGCGGCGGTAGTTGACGGCGCAACAGGAATAAAGAAGATTTTTTATATTGTTCTGCCGAATTTAAGGGAAAGCTTTGTCATTACTGGTATATGGGGAATCGTCACCGCTTTGAAGGTCTTTGTGGAACCCATGGTTATGACCGGAGGAGGTCCGGGCAACGCCACCAGGACATTGTATATGTATATATATAACACCGCATTTAAATATTTTGATATGGGTTATGCGTCAGCCATGGCTTTTGTACTCAGTGGATTGATTCTCCTGTTTTCACTGATTAATTTGATGGTTTCGAAAGGAGAAAATGAATGA
- a CDS encoding carbohydrate ABC transporter permease yields the protein MKVMKNIPRLIMLAVLTLIAVVFVIPIFYSVFNSFKSQKEILSTTMTFFPNSPSLENYLYVFQHGSQYLGYYVNSLKITFIGVILTVILSAMSGYAFARLPFKGSGAVMAFILFVITFPLAALLIPIYIMEYNVGLLNTTMGLVFPNVMNVLPFSIFIMRGIFLGLPIELEEAARMDGCSVFRTWKDVMAPLAKNGMIIVLVFSFYNIWGEYTMGKTLATQDSAMPIAVALTLLKGDSWNFGVLGAVITMTIIPPVIIFIIFQRQLVDGIAMGAVKG from the coding sequence ATGAAGGTAATGAAAAATATCCCCAGATTGATTATGCTCGCAGTGCTGACCCTGATTGCAGTGGTTTTTGTTATTCCTATTTTTTATAGTGTATTTAATTCTTTTAAAAGCCAGAAAGAAATTTTATCTACAACCATGACATTTTTCCCCAACAGTCCATCCCTGGAAAATTATTTATATGTGTTCCAGCATGGCTCACAGTATTTGGGGTATTACGTAAATAGCTTGAAGATTACATTTATTGGGGTAATATTAACCGTTATTCTGAGTGCAATGAGCGGATATGCCTTTGCAAGGCTTCCTTTTAAAGGGAGCGGCGCAGTGATGGCATTTATTCTATTCGTCATAACCTTTCCTTTGGCAGCACTTTTGATTCCAATTTATATTATGGAATATAATGTTGGACTTTTAAACACAACTATGGGTTTAGTATTTCCAAATGTAATGAATGTGCTTCCGTTTTCGATTTTTATTATGCGTGGAATTTTTCTGGGGCTTCCTATTGAATTAGAGGAGGCGGCAAGAATGGATGGATGCAGCGTATTCAGGACGTGGAAAGATGTTATGGCGCCTTTGGCTAAGAATGGGATGATAATTGTGCTGGTATTTTCTTTTTATAATATATGGGGGGAATATACCATGGGAAAGACACTGGCTACTCAGGACAGCGCCATGCCCATTGCGGTAGCTTTGACGCTGTTAAAGGGTGACAGCTGGAATTTTGGAGTACTGGGTGCGGTCATAACAATGACAATCATACCTCCGGTAATTATATTTATTATATTCCAGAGACAACTGGTGGACGGCATTGCCATGGGGGCTGTAAAGGGATGA
- a CDS encoding ABC transporter substrate-binding protein, with the protein MRKMISVLLAGVLAVNLGACSSAASKASKEAESAAPAGTTAQESGGKRTLRIAGESWQVTKLFLNEAAEAFMKDHPDVTVEVQTYADPTVVSNYSINWQKGDTPCDLVVIDGASFAEQFVTKDLIYDFDQDLKFFDTYSKDKFIPAALEMAKLHDKQYVIPVIQEVTAININKAMFKDAGLVDENGDALVPKTWDDVYEFAKKLTKTENGVVTQQGCTIQWSKDIHGTVLGILQASCGGLYQEDGITVNFQSQEFKDILAIWQKGVKEGVFSTETFADYDAGKNSYKAGKVAMLLQSGSNWVEAIPTIGEDNASVVPIPGGEENGSVGYVNGVIIPKCSPSSDLAVQFVQEQLLGEYTQTSTVNQYGKIPVITEYYNKTESPNWQNIKGSIEKAVTYPPYKDLGEFVIKCQEIFQASLVDGTDVNTTAEELQNMVNKLDK; encoded by the coding sequence ATGAGGAAAATGATATCTGTTTTGTTGGCAGGTGTTCTGGCTGTTAATCTAGGTGCGTGTTCTTCGGCAGCGTCAAAGGCATCTAAAGAAGCAGAATCTGCTGCTCCGGCAGGAACCACGGCTCAGGAAAGTGGTGGAAAGCGTACTTTGCGTATAGCAGGCGAGTCGTGGCAGGTCACAAAGCTATTTCTGAATGAAGCAGCTGAAGCATTCATGAAGGACCATCCGGATGTTACGGTTGAGGTACAGACCTATGCGGATCCTACGGTGGTGTCCAATTACAGTATTAACTGGCAAAAAGGAGATACCCCTTGCGATCTGGTGGTTATAGATGGAGCCTCCTTTGCAGAACAGTTTGTTACAAAGGACCTTATATATGACTTTGACCAGGATTTAAAGTTTTTTGATACATATTCCAAAGATAAGTTCATCCCTGCGGCATTGGAGATGGCGAAACTTCACGATAAACAGTATGTAATCCCTGTCATACAGGAAGTGACGGCTATTAATATAAATAAAGCGATGTTTAAAGATGCAGGCCTTGTGGATGAAAACGGGGATGCACTTGTTCCAAAGACATGGGATGATGTATATGAATTTGCTAAGAAACTGACAAAGACGGAGAATGGTGTCGTTACGCAGCAGGGATGTACCATTCAGTGGAGCAAGGATATACATGGAACTGTATTAGGTATTCTTCAGGCATCCTGTGGCGGACTGTATCAGGAGGATGGAATCACGGTTAACTTCCAGTCCCAAGAATTTAAGGATATACTGGCAATCTGGCAGAAAGGGGTTAAGGAGGGGGTGTTCTCCACCGAGACATTTGCCGACTACGATGCAGGTAAGAACAGTTATAAAGCTGGTAAGGTTGCCATGCTTCTTCAGTCAGGTTCCAACTGGGTGGAAGCGATTCCAACGATTGGAGAGGACAATGCATCTGTTGTACCCATCCCAGGGGGAGAAGAGAATGGATCAGTTGGATATGTAAATGGCGTCATCATTCCCAAGTGTTCTCCAAGCTCTGACCTGGCAGTACAGTTTGTTCAGGAACAGCTTTTAGGTGAATATACACAGACCAGTACAGTGAACCAGTATGGTAAAATTCCTGTAATTACAGAGTATTACAATAAGACAGAATCACCTAATTGGCAGAATATTAAGGGATCCATCGAAAAGGCAGTCACCTATCCTCCTTATAAAGATTTAGGAGAATTTGTAATAAAGTGTCAGGAGATCTTCCAAGCCAGCCTCGTGGACGGAACAGATGTGAATACCACAGCTGAGGAGCTTCAAAATATGGTAAATAAGTTGGATAAGTAA
- a CDS encoding DUF2752 domain-containing protein, whose protein sequence is MHKRIQTLCIKTGGLLGAGLFYAFICILAGRPLIPCLFHTVTGLYCPGCGVSRMCLSLLRLDFASAFQANAAIFLLLPPGLFMAVWMAVRYVRTGSTRLTRVQACVFYVMIGVLLVFGVLRNLPGFGWLRP, encoded by the coding sequence ATGCATAAACGTATTCAGACACTATGCATAAAAACAGGCGGGCTCCTGGGAGCCGGCCTGTTTTATGCATTTATCTGTATTCTGGCGGGACGTCCCCTGATTCCCTGCCTGTTTCATACGGTTACCGGGCTGTACTGTCCGGGCTGCGGCGTAAGCCGGATGTGCCTGTCCCTTCTCCGTCTGGATTTTGCATCTGCCTTTCAGGCAAATGCAGCCATCTTTCTTCTGCTGCCTCCGGGACTGTTCATGGCTGTCTGGATGGCCGTGCGGTATGTAAGGACCGGAAGCACACGCCTTACACGGGTTCAGGCCTGTGTTTTCTATGTAATGATTGGGGTGCTGCTTGTGTTTGGGGTGCTGCGGAATCTGCCTGGGTTTGGGTGGCTGCGGCCTTGA
- a CDS encoding 6-phosphogluconolactonase, translating into MAVYILDNSEELGEKAAELIAQKLNEAIEKKGKARIILSTGASQFETIKYLVEKNVDWEKVTMFHLDEYLELPETHKASFRRYLKERFTSKVPVKVHFVNTEGDVEENLKELTSEIRKDIIDIGVIGIGENGHIAFNDPPADFETREAYRIVELEERCRKQQLNEGWFPTLDDVPFKAVSMTPYQIMQCETIVSSVPGERKAEAVRNTLKSDEVTNMVPATLLKTHKDWHLFLDKESSSLIDS; encoded by the coding sequence ATGGCGGTATATATTCTTGACAATTCCGAAGAATTGGGAGAGAAGGCAGCTGAATTAATTGCTCAAAAGTTAAATGAAGCCATAGAAAAAAAAGGGAAGGCAAGAATCATTCTATCCACAGGTGCATCACAGTTTGAGACAATTAAGTATCTGGTTGAGAAGAACGTTGATTGGGAAAAGGTTACTATGTTTCATTTGGATGAATACCTGGAACTGCCGGAAACCCACAAGGCAAGTTTCAGGCGTTATCTGAAAGAGCGTTTTACCAGCAAAGTACCGGTTAAGGTGCATTTTGTAAACACGGAAGGAGATGTGGAGGAGAATCTGAAGGAGCTGACCAGTGAGATTCGTAAAGATATCATAGATATAGGTGTTATAGGTATTGGCGAAAACGGACATATTGCTTTTAATGATCCCCCAGCTGATTTTGAGACGCGGGAAGCATACAGAATCGTGGAATTGGAGGAACGCTGCAGAAAGCAGCAGCTGAATGAGGGCTGGTTCCCAACACTTGATGATGTCCCGTTCAAAGCCGTTTCAATGACTCCTTATCAAATCATGCAGTGTGAGACAATTGTATCCAGTGTACCGGGGGAAAGAAAGGCGGAGGCTGTCAGGAATACATTAAAGTCGGATGAAGTTACTAACATGGTTCCGGCTACCTTACTTAAGACACATAAGGATTGGCATTTGTTCTTGGATAAAGAATCATCATCGCTTATTGACAGTTAG
- the rplI gene encoding 50S ribosomal protein L9 yields MQVVLLEDVKALGKKGQIVNVNDGYARNFILPKKLGVEANSKNLNDLKLKKANDDRIAAEQLAAAKELGAKLDDSSVTLTIKAGEGGRAFGSVSSKEIAKAIGDQLGIDIDKKKIMLSDPIKSIGSFEVPVKLHKDVTARLAVKVVEA; encoded by the coding sequence ATGCAGGTAGTATTACTGGAAGATGTGAAGGCATTAGGAAAAAAAGGTCAGATTGTGAATGTAAATGACGGCTATGCCAGAAATTTTATTCTGCCCAAGAAGCTTGGGGTGGAAGCCAATTCCAAGAATCTGAATGATTTAAAGCTTAAGAAGGCCAATGACGACAGGATTGCGGCAGAGCAGCTGGCGGCAGCAAAGGAGCTGGGAGCAAAGCTGGATGATTCCTCCGTGACTCTGACCATCAAGGCGGGAGAGGGCGGAAGAGCCTTCGGCTCCGTGTCCTCCAAGGAAATCGCCAAGGCCATTGGGGACCAGCTGGGAATTGATATTGACAAGAAAAAGATTATGCTGAGCGATCCCATCAAGTCCATTGGCAGCTTCGAGGTGCCTGTTAAGCTCCATAAGGATGTGACTGCCAGACTGGCTGTCAAGGTAGTGGAAGCATAA